In Salinarimonas sp., a genomic segment contains:
- a CDS encoding ABC transporter ATP-binding protein, with protein sequence METLLDISGLSVDFRTARGRVQALRDVSFPVRKGRVVGIVGESGSGKSTVLWSILGLLAGNAEVRAGAIRFGARDLLSLGEPALRAARGEEISVVFQDPMTSQIPVLSYARQMRDVLYRRRDLSAADKRRAAVKMMQRVGIPDPQARVDQYPHHFSGGMRQRAGIAMALLTGPKLLLADEPTTALDVTMEAQIIHLLQELQRELDTTVVVVSHNLGLIAELCDDVVVMYAGEVVEAGDVRSVFHDARHPYTRALLECDPARIATRTRRLPVIPGDIPDLTKPPPGCVFVDRCPRAMPPCRDTPPPRAAGPGGVARCHLLEGPHADPSWPPRETVALAPEPPPSAAPAAAEGADAGTPPLLAVSNLHVRFRTLGAIRARLKGVADPFVDAVLDVDLAVARGETVGLVGESGSGKTTLGRTILNLVPAQGGSVRFEGREIRGLPESRFKPLRRDMAMMFQDPVGSLSPRKSVRALITEPFEIHGLAGRDLDREAERLADLVRLPRPLLARYPHELSGGQARRVGVARALALEPKLVVADEPTAGLDVSVQGEILNLMADLQAQKGLGYLIITHNLPVVRHIADRLAIMYLGRIVEEGPTEAVFRAPLHPYTKALVEGVPQPDPDRRRTHVSISGEVPSLLERPAGCDFAGRCPFAQPRCRAEKPPVVAAGGGRRHACFHPLDHA encoded by the coding sequence GTGGAGACGCTCCTCGACATCAGCGGCCTCTCGGTCGACTTCCGCACGGCGCGCGGGCGCGTGCAGGCCCTGCGGGACGTGAGCTTCCCCGTCCGGAAGGGACGCGTCGTCGGCATCGTCGGCGAGAGCGGCTCGGGCAAGAGCACCGTGCTCTGGTCCATCCTCGGCCTCCTCGCCGGAAACGCCGAGGTGCGCGCCGGCGCGATCCGCTTCGGCGCGCGCGATCTCCTCTCGCTCGGCGAGCCGGCCCTGCGCGCGGCGCGCGGCGAGGAGATCTCCGTCGTCTTCCAGGACCCGATGACCTCGCAGATCCCGGTGCTCAGCTACGCCCGGCAGATGCGCGACGTGCTCTACCGCCGCCGCGACCTCTCGGCCGCCGACAAGCGGCGGGCGGCCGTGAAGATGATGCAGCGCGTCGGCATCCCCGACCCGCAGGCGCGCGTCGACCAGTACCCGCACCACTTCTCCGGCGGCATGCGCCAGCGCGCCGGCATCGCCATGGCGCTCCTGACCGGGCCGAAGCTCCTCCTCGCCGACGAGCCGACCACCGCGCTCGACGTCACGATGGAAGCCCAGATCATCCATCTCCTGCAGGAGCTCCAGCGCGAGCTCGACACGACGGTCGTCGTCGTCTCGCACAATCTCGGCCTCATCGCCGAGCTGTGCGACGACGTCGTCGTCATGTATGCCGGCGAGGTGGTGGAGGCGGGCGACGTGCGCAGCGTGTTCCACGACGCGCGCCACCCCTATACCCGCGCGCTGCTGGAATGCGACCCGGCGCGGATCGCGACGCGCACCCGCAGGCTCCCCGTCATTCCCGGCGACATCCCGGACCTGACGAAGCCGCCGCCGGGCTGCGTCTTCGTCGACCGCTGCCCGCGCGCGATGCCGCCGTGCCGCGACACGCCCCCGCCGCGCGCGGCCGGCCCGGGCGGCGTCGCGCGCTGCCATCTGCTCGAGGGACCGCACGCCGATCCGTCCTGGCCGCCGCGGGAGACCGTCGCGCTGGCGCCGGAGCCGCCGCCGTCCGCCGCGCCGGCCGCCGCCGAAGGCGCCGATGCCGGGACCCCGCCGCTGCTCGCGGTCTCGAACCTCCATGTTCGCTTCCGCACCCTCGGCGCGATCCGGGCGCGCTTGAAGGGCGTCGCAGACCCGTTCGTCGACGCGGTGCTCGACGTCGACCTCGCGGTGGCGCGCGGCGAGACCGTGGGGCTCGTCGGCGAGTCGGGCTCGGGCAAGACGACGCTCGGGCGCACGATCCTCAACCTCGTGCCGGCGCAGGGCGGCTCGGTGCGCTTCGAGGGCCGCGAGATCCGAGGGCTGCCGGAGAGCCGGTTCAAGCCGCTGCGCCGCGACATGGCGATGATGTTCCAGGATCCCGTGGGCTCCCTGAGCCCGCGCAAGTCGGTGCGCGCGCTGATCACCGAGCCGTTCGAGATCCACGGCCTCGCCGGCCGCGACCTCGACCGCGAGGCCGAGCGCCTCGCCGATCTCGTGCGCCTGCCGCGGCCGCTCCTCGCGCGCTATCCCCACGAGCTCTCCGGCGGCCAGGCGCGCCGTGTCGGCGTCGCCCGCGCGCTCGCGCTCGAGCCGAAGCTCGTCGTCGCCGACGAGCCCACGGCGGGCCTCGACGTCTCGGTCCAGGGCGAGATCCTGAACCTGATGGCGGACCTGCAGGCGCAGAAGGGGCTCGGCTACCTGATCATCACCCACAACCTTCCCGTCGTGCGCCACATCGCCGACCGGCTCGCCATCATGTATCTCGGGCGCATCGTCGAGGAGGGCCCGACCGAGGCCGTGTTCCGGGCGCCGTTGCACCCCTATACGAAGGCGCTCGTCGAGGGCGTGCCGCAGCCCGACCCGGACCGCCGGCGCACGCACGTCTCGATCTCGGGAGAGGTGCCGAGCCTGCTCGAACGCCCCGCAGGGTGCGATTTCGCCGGGCGCTGCCCGTTCGCCCAGCCGCGCTGCCGCGCGGAGAAGCCGCCCGTCGTGGCCGCCGGCGGCGGGCGCCGGCACGCCTGCTTCCATCCGCTGGACCACGCCTGA
- a CDS encoding ABC transporter permease, with protein MKASDPTGGLVVADPAGTPEPVGPGEIRESAARERREALRAFLGNWQGVTGLVLVTLFFAGALFAPWLAPYDPNALDIPARLSGPSLEHLAGTDQLGRDTFSRLLYGGRVALKIAAIGVSTALAAGLVLGMLAGFGPRWLDNLLLLAFDTVRAFPTIVLALATVALTGPSLELVLAIVIVTSIPQYARVARTATLSLRNTEFILAERSLGAGLGRILRHHVMPNVIGPLLILAAMDVPVVVTVEAGLSFLGLGVLPPTASWGTILNEGYWATSSSATRRGWWSPAACR; from the coding sequence GTGAAAGCCTCTGATCCCACGGGCGGCCTCGTCGTCGCCGATCCCGCCGGAACGCCGGAGCCCGTCGGCCCCGGCGAGATCCGCGAATCCGCCGCCCGCGAGCGCCGCGAGGCCCTGCGCGCCTTTCTCGGCAACTGGCAGGGCGTCACCGGGCTCGTGCTCGTGACGCTGTTCTTCGCCGGGGCGCTCTTCGCGCCGTGGCTCGCGCCCTACGACCCGAACGCGCTGGACATCCCCGCCCGGCTTTCGGGCCCGAGCCTCGAGCACCTCGCCGGCACGGACCAACTCGGCCGCGACACCTTCTCGCGCCTGCTCTACGGCGGGCGGGTGGCCTTGAAGATCGCCGCGATCGGCGTCTCGACGGCGCTCGCGGCGGGGCTGGTGCTGGGCATGCTCGCCGGCTTCGGCCCGCGCTGGCTCGACAACCTGCTGCTCCTCGCCTTCGACACGGTGCGCGCCTTCCCCACCATCGTGCTCGCGCTGGCCACCGTCGCGCTGACGGGCCCGAGCCTCGAGCTCGTGCTCGCCATCGTCATCGTCACCTCGATCCCGCAATACGCCCGCGTGGCGCGCACGGCGACGCTGAGCCTGCGCAACACCGAGTTCATCCTGGCGGAGCGCTCGCTCGGCGCGGGGCTCGGCCGGATCCTGCGCCATCACGTCATGCCGAACGTCATCGGCCCGCTCCTCATCCTCGCCGCGATGGACGTGCCCGTCGTCGTGACCGTCGAGGCGGGCCTCAGCTTCCTCGGGCTCGGCGTGCTGCCGCCGACGGCGAGCTGGGGGACGATCCTCAACGAGGGCTACTGGGCTACCTCGTCATCCGCGACACGCCGTGGATGGTGGTCGCCGGCGGCGTGCCGCTGA
- a CDS encoding ABC transporter permease: MLVYLTKRLGLSAAVVAAVVLVLFSLLHLIPGDPATIALGPRATPEAIARYAEKMHLDEPIWVQFAIYVGNAVQGDLGLDVFSDRAVSAVIAERIGFTLALVVTAMGWAMLLGIPLGCLAAVRPNSWSDRIAGVLSVGTIAIPSFLVSIWALLVFAVELRWLPAIGAGEPGDPIDQLAHLVLPAFAVGLSWVGYLARMVRASMLEVMNEPFVRSARAFGLAPGTVVFGYALRVAILPTITLIGMGFGGLISSTVFAEIIFARPGLGKLIFDAVMARNFPVVQGAVLVATGLYVVVVLLSDILVAWLDPRVRESL, from the coding sequence ATGCTCGTCTACCTGACGAAGCGCCTGGGGCTGTCGGCGGCGGTCGTCGCCGCCGTCGTCCTGGTGCTGTTCTCGCTCCTGCACCTGATCCCCGGCGATCCGGCGACGATCGCGCTCGGGCCGCGCGCGACGCCCGAGGCGATCGCGCGCTACGCCGAGAAGATGCACCTCGACGAGCCGATCTGGGTGCAGTTCGCGATCTATGTCGGCAACGCCGTCCAGGGCGATCTCGGGCTCGACGTGTTCTCGGACCGCGCCGTCTCGGCCGTCATCGCGGAGCGGATCGGCTTCACGCTCGCCCTCGTCGTCACGGCCATGGGCTGGGCGATGCTCCTCGGCATCCCGCTCGGCTGCCTCGCCGCGGTGCGGCCGAACTCCTGGTCGGATCGCATCGCGGGCGTCCTCTCGGTGGGGACGATCGCGATCCCCTCCTTCCTCGTGTCGATCTGGGCGCTCCTCGTCTTCGCGGTGGAGCTGCGCTGGCTCCCCGCCATCGGCGCGGGCGAGCCGGGAGACCCGATCGACCAGCTCGCGCACCTCGTCCTGCCGGCCTTCGCGGTCGGGCTGAGCTGGGTCGGCTACCTCGCGCGGATGGTGCGCGCCTCCATGCTCGAGGTGATGAACGAGCCGTTCGTGCGCTCGGCCCGCGCCTTCGGGCTCGCCCCGGGTACGGTGGTGTTCGGCTATGCGCTGCGGGTCGCGATCCTGCCCACGATCACGCTCATCGGTATGGGCTTCGGCGGGCTGATCTCCTCGACCGTCTTCGCCGAGATCATCTTCGCCCGCCCGGGCCTCGGCAAGCTGATCTTCGACGCCGTGATGGCGCGCAACTTCCCCGTCGTGCAGGGCGCCGTCCTCGTCGCGACCGGGCTCTACGTCGTCGTCGTCCTCCTCTCCGACATCCTCGTCGCCTGGCTCGATCCCCGTGTCCGTGAAAGCCTCTGA
- a CDS encoding SDR family NAD(P)-dependent oxidoreductase, whose translation MPDRELAGKTAVVTGASKGIGRAIAARLAAEGCAVALVARSQDALAEAARAIEAAGGRATPVVADLSTEDGCRTAADAALAALGGVDVLVNCAGDTKAGAFPAQPDADWTAGFALKLFGAVRLTRALWPALKERSGTVINIGGAAAMTPSPGFMVGGAVNAALAHWSKALSKQGLAEDVNVAIVHPGMTVSDRMERLFAQQAEAENLPVEDVRRRAIAAQGVRRLGTPEDVAEAVLFLCTPRARHLQGASLLVDGGATPGL comes from the coding sequence GTGCCGGATCGTGAGCTCGCGGGAAAGACCGCCGTCGTCACCGGCGCCAGCAAGGGCATCGGCCGCGCCATCGCCGCGCGGCTCGCGGCCGAGGGCTGCGCCGTCGCCCTCGTCGCGCGCTCGCAGGACGCCCTCGCCGAGGCGGCGCGCGCGATCGAGGCCGCCGGCGGGCGCGCGACGCCCGTCGTCGCCGACCTGTCCACCGAGGACGGGTGCCGCACGGCGGCGGACGCCGCGCTCGCGGCGCTCGGCGGGGTGGACGTCCTGGTCAATTGCGCCGGCGACACCAAGGCCGGCGCCTTCCCCGCGCAGCCGGACGCGGACTGGACCGCCGGCTTCGCGCTCAAGCTCTTCGGCGCCGTGCGGCTGACGCGGGCGCTGTGGCCCGCGCTGAAGGAGCGCAGCGGCACGGTGATCAACATCGGTGGCGCCGCCGCCATGACGCCGAGCCCGGGCTTCATGGTGGGCGGCGCCGTGAACGCGGCGCTGGCGCACTGGTCGAAGGCCCTCTCGAAGCAGGGCCTCGCGGAGGACGTGAACGTCGCGATCGTGCATCCGGGCATGACCGTGTCGGACCGCATGGAGCGGCTGTTCGCGCAGCAGGCCGAGGCCGAGAACCTGCCGGTCGAGGACGTGCGCCGCCGCGCGATCGCGGCGCAGGGCGTCCGCCGGCTGGGTACGCCGGAGGACGTCGCCGAGGCGGTGCTGTTCCTGTGCACGCCCCGGGCGCGCCATCTCCAGGGCGCCTCGTTGCTGGTGGACGGCGGCGCGACGCCCGGGCTCTGA